The nucleotide window TCAGGCACATTGACATTCAAAAGGGTATCCTTTGGAAGCTTGTTTCTTAATATAAATCTGGCAAGCCTTGCCGCAAATCCAGCGGCGCTCTTAAAATCAAAATTATCTCTTGATACAAGGGATATGGCAAAGGATGGAATTCCGAGGAGGGTCCCTTCCATGGCAGCGGAGACAGTGCCTGAATATGTAACATCATCACCGAGATTGCCGCCCTTATTTATGCCTGATACCACAAGGTCAGGCCTTTTTTTAAGTATGCCGTTTACTGCAATGTTTATGCAGTCCGTTGGCGTTCCGTCAACAGCGTATGCATTTGGACTATGCCTCTCAACACGCAGAGGCCTGTGAAGCGTTAAAGAATGGCTTACCGCGCTCTGCTCCCTGTCAGGCGCAACAACAATGACATCGCCTACCCTTTTAAGCGTCCTTGCAATGGCCTTTATGCCTTCAGAATGAATACCGTCATCATTC belongs to Deltaproteobacteria bacterium and includes:
- the surE gene encoding 5'/3'-nucleotidase SurE codes for the protein MILISNDDGIHSEGIKAIARTLKRVGDVIVVAPDREQSAVSHSLTLHRPLRVERHSPNAYAVDGTPTDCINIAVNGILKKRPDLVVSGINKGGNLGDDVTYSGTVSAAMEGTLLGIPSFAISLVSRDNFDFKSAAGFAARLARFILRNKLPKDTLLNVNVPEGSDIKGHRITRQGKRVYGDAVIEKIDPRGKKYYWIGGDILRCEGGKDSDFAAIDSKFISVTPVHLDLTNYASLEELKNWKL